One window of Triticum dicoccoides isolate Atlit2015 ecotype Zavitan chromosome 5A, WEW_v2.0, whole genome shotgun sequence genomic DNA carries:
- the LOC119302355 gene encoding uncharacterized protein LOC119302355: MPVTDYQGASSSPSPFSFGSLLSLRRDHTAMASGEEADLEVFQRHLAANLGDLLPAEAAEGVPAQEEILSVAWIRRLLEAFILCQEEFRVVLAQARRRGALPAAAERLVAEFHERAVKALDVCNAARDGVDQVRRLERLADIAASVLLAPGEIHEGQLRRARKAVSELSVLLVDDTTAAASGGVASFLASHRNRSFGRARASPSRGSATGSSAASSASHFRSLSWSVSRAWSASRQLQAIGAGLTAPRAHEGGLVAPVYAMGCILHFTAWALVAAVPCPDRSSALLAHHLPVAPARAAFPWAPPLLTLQERLAEEGKRKERRSSCGLLKEIHVLDKATQKLADAIDAAPIPLFGDREADLREAAAELSAVCAAMREGLEPLEKQVREVFHRIVRSRVEGLDSSMHNAD; encoded by the coding sequence ATGCCGGTGACGGACTACCAgggggcgtcgtcctccccgtcgcCCTTCTCCTTCGGCTCGCTCCTCTCGCTCCGCCGTGACCACACGGCCATGGCGTCGGGCGAGGAGGCCGACCTCGAGGTCTTCCAGCGCCACCTGGCCGCCAACCTCGGGGACCTGCTGCCCGCGGAGGCGGCCGAGGGAGTGCCCGCGCAGGAGGAGATCCTCTCCGTCGCCTGGATCCGCCGCCTCCTCGAGGCCTTCATCCTCTGCCAGGAGGAGTTCCGGGTCGTGCTGGCGCAGGCGCGCCGCCGCGGGGCGCTGCCGGCCGCGGCCGAGCGCCTCGTCGCCGAGTTCCACGAGAGGGCCGTCAAGGCGCTCGACGTCTGCAACGCGGCCCGCGACGGCGTCGACCAGGTGCGCCGCCTCGAGCGCCTCGCCGACATCGCCGCCTCCGTGCTCCTCGCGCCCGGGGAGATCCACGAGGGCCAGCTCCGCCGCGCCCGCAAGGCCGTCTCCGAGCTCTCCGTCCTGCTCGTCGAcgacaccaccgccgccgccagcggGGGCGTCGCCTCCTTCCTCGCCTCCCACCGCAACCGCTCCTTCGGCCGCGCTCGCGCGTCCCCGTCGCGCGGCTCGGCCACCGGCTCCTCCGCCGCCTCATCGGCGTCCCATTTCCGCTCCCTCTCCTGGAGCGTGTCCCGCGCGTGGTCGGCGTCGCGGCAGCTGCAGGCCATCGGGGCCGGGCTGACCGCGCCGCGCGCCCACGAGGGGGGCCTCGTGGCGCCGGTCTATGCCATGGGCTGCATACTCCACTTCACGGCGTgggcgctcgtcgccgccgtcccatGCCCGGACCGCTCCAGCGCGCTCCTGGCGCACCACCTGCCCGTGGCGCCAGCGCGCGCCGCATTCCCCTGGGCGCCGCCTCTCCTCACCCTGCAAGAACGCCTGGCCGAGGAGGGGAAGCGCAAGGAGAGGCGCTCTTCCTGCGGCCTGCTCAAGGAAATCCACGTGCTTGATAAAGCCACACAGAAGCTCGCTGACGCCATTGACGCGGCCCCCATCCCGCTCTTCGGGGACAGGGAGGCCGACCTGCGGGAGGCCGCGGCGGAGCTCTCCGCCGTGTGCGCGGCCATGAGGGAAGGGCTGGAGCCGCTGGAGAAGCAGGTGCGGGAGGTGTTCCACCGCATCGTGCGCAGCCGCGTGGAGGGCCTCGATTCCTCCATGCACAATGCTGATTGA